A section of the Cottoperca gobio chromosome 17, fCotGob3.1, whole genome shotgun sequence genome encodes:
- the itm2cb gene encoding integral membrane protein 2Cb: MVKITFQTVSAQKQEKEIDGEKIIIPQAHEQLILPIRPKKTFPIGLCCLTFGLVVFMSGLMLASIYVYRYYFIPQQIPEDSLFHCRVVYEDSVYAPLRGRQELEENVGIYLDDNYEQISVPVPHFGGSDPADIIHDFQRGLTAYHDIALDKCYITELNTTLVMPPRNLWELLVNVKRGTYLPQTYIIQEEMTVTGRVRNMRQLGPFIHRLCYGKETYRLRRRNQHRRIDRRETKRCHSIRHFENTFVVETVICDRF, from the exons atggtgaAGATCACTTTCCAGACAGTTTCGGCGCAGAAGCAAGAAAAAGAGATCGATGGAGAAAAGATCATTATACCTCAGGCTCAC gAGCAGCTTATTCTTCCCATCAGGCCCAAGAAGACTTTTCCAATTGGCCTCTGCTGCCTCACCTTTGGTCTGGTGGTCTTCATGTCAGGACTGATGCTGGCCTCTATCTACGTCTATCGCTACTACTTTATACCTCAG CAGATCCCAGAAGACAGCTTGTTCCACTGCCGGGTAGTCTACGAGGACTCTGTATACGCTCCTCTGAGGGGCCGACAAGAACTCGAGGAGAATGTGGGCATCTACCTTGACGACAACTACGAGCAGATCAGTGTACCTGTGCCACACTTTGGAGGCAGTGACCCGGCTGATATCATCCACGACTTTCAGAGG GGCCTCACAGCTTATCATGACATTGCTTTGGACAAATGCTACATCACCGAGCTAAACACAACCTTGGTGATGCCTCCACGGAATCTGTGGGAGCTGCTCGTCAATGTCAAG AGAGGGACGTACCTTCCCCAGACTTACATCATCCAGGAGGAGATGACGGTGACAGGGAGGGTGAGGAACATGAGGCAGCTGGGCCCGTTTATCCACAGACTCTGCTACGGCAAAGAAACCTACCGCCTCAGGCGCCGCAACCAGCACAGAC gtATTGACAGGCGCGAGACAAAGCGGTGCCATAGCATTCGTCACTTTGAGAACACTTTTGTGGTTGAAACCGTCATCTGCGACAGGTTCTAA
- the LOC115021996 gene encoding G-protein coupled receptor 55, whose amino-acid sequence MTSNCSFEGVDHLMRYFELAIYIPIFVFGLILNVAALLVFCVCMRKWTETTIYMTSLALMDLLLLFPLPFKMHATKHRWPAEFQPLCSVLESLYFVGIYGSIYTIMCIAVDRWVSICYPFKARILRSPKAALGTCVVVWVLVLAAISPTIYRFREAGQTSDFHCFHGFSKNSWSPKVIICLQVFGFLVPALVVVYCSVHTICVLQQSGQNSPQSKACVKIIYSSLSAFLLPFTPSHLGIFLQFLVHQGMIQDCGNKTRISLFIQVAMCLSNITCCLDALCYYFIAKEVRDTKNTFTISMRSQRKNTFSTSEV is encoded by the exons ATGACAAGCAACTGTTCGTTTGAAGGGGTGGACCACCTGATGAGATATTTCGAGCTGGCCATCTACATTCCCATCTTTGTATTTGGTCTGATTCTCAATGTTGCAGCACTCTTAGTGTTCTGCGTCTGTATGCGCAAATGGACAGAGACAACTATCTACATGACCAGCTTGGCTCTGATGGACCtgcttctcctcttccctcttccctTCAAAATGCACGCCACCAAACACCGCTGGCCTGCTGAGTTTCAACCTCTCTGTTCGGTCTTGGAAAGCCTGTATTTTGTTGGGATATATGGCAGCATCTACACCATCATGTGTATAGCGGTTGACCGATGGGTATCCATCTGTTACCCGTTCAAAGCCAGGATACTGCGTTCACCCAAAGCGGCTCTGGGGACCTGCGTGGTGGTCTGGGTGCTGGTGCTGGCAGCCATCTCTCCAACCATCTATCGCTTCAGGGAGGCCGGGCAGACGTCAGACTTCCACTGCTTCCACGGGTTTTCAAAGAACAGTTGGAGCCCGAAGGTGATCATCTGCTTGCAGGTGTTTGGTTTTCTGGTTCCTGCGCTGGTGGTGGTTTACTGTTCAGTCCACACCATCTGTGTGCTTCAGCAGTCTGGCCAGAACAGCCCCCAGAGCAAGGCCTGTGTGAAGATCATCTACAGCAGTCTGAGTGCCTTCCTGCTGCCTTTCACCCCCAGCCACTTGGGCATCTTCCTGCAGTTCCTG GTACACCAAGGAATGATTCAAGACTGCGGCAACAAGACCAGGATCAGCCTGTTTATACAGGTAGCTATGTGCCTGTCCAACATCACCTGCTGCCTGGACGCTCTGTGCTACTACTTCATCGCTAAGGAGGTGAGGGACACCAAAAACACCTTCACGATATCAATGAGAAGCCAAAGAAAAAACACCTTCAGCACTTCAGAGGTCTGa